The Mercenaria mercenaria strain notata chromosome 1, MADL_Memer_1, whole genome shotgun sequence nucleotide sequence ATTTATAAATATAGCCTTTGATGCAACAAAATAGTCTATAACACCACATTCTACAGAATCAGTAAATGTGAAATCACCTTTATAAGCATCTTTATCGACCCTACCATTCAGAATTAAAACACTATATGTTTTGCAAAAGGCTATTAATTCTTGTCCTTGTTTATTTATAACTTCGTCACAGGACACTCGGTTTGTTGTAATTGTATCATTAAGACATtaagaatattataatattcatGGAATAATGGTACATTTTTGTCTCACAATACAAAATCATCTAGTTCTGCAGTACCAGCATTAAAATCACCACATAAAAGAAGATTTTCcatattaataattttatttttaagggTCTGTAGTCCAGACTCTGACTTATTGTCATAGAAAGGTGAACCAACTGGTGGAAAATATATCCACACATATCAGAGTTCTTCTCGAACTCAGTTACATGTTTGTCTGTTTCTAATATAACGCCATACTGAAAATCCAGGCTAAATTGTTTAACATATTTAGCCATATAACCTCTGATCAAAACGATTACACCACCTCTTTTGGATTTTATGGCTGGACATATAGATgcattaaaatcattaaaatgcgGAATCACTTTCTGCACATCAGTTTCCCACGTTTCAATAAAATCAATGATATCAAACTTCTGGCAATACTTTATGAAATCAGCATCTGTCAATTTGTTAGATAGGCCTTCTACATTCCACTCTAGAAAGGAAGTTTTTTTATGATTGATAGTAGGTATAGGGCCTTGCCCTGATTCCTAGTTATCAGTGCTTATACTTTCATGTTTTTGGTTTGTATTCTCAATTATAGAGTTTATACTTGTATCAGAGCCACTTTTGGAGGTTTTGCGAACGCCCCGTTTAAATATGCGAATTTTAAATGCATCTCGAGTATCATCAGTATCATCTGTTATTATTTGTAGTCGCCCACCTTTGTAAAAAGCTTTTTGTCCCTTTGCTCTCACTGATTTCCAAAATGCACGCTGCCTTATTGTTAGGTCATTTGAAATTCGAATGCCATTATCCCCAAGTTCATCACCACCGTTAAACAGTTTCAATTTTAGGCTGAAATCACTAAGTTTTATAAGCACTATAcgttcattattatcattttcaccatatctctttGCAAATTTGATTTCCTATTGATGATTTTATCAAGAACATTACATTTGACAAATGACTTTAATAAATCTGTATTTTCATTAACCTGTTCCGGAAGACCAAATATGCGCAGGGAGTTCTTACGTTGTTTAGCTTCCAATTTATCTACCTGTGACTCAAGCCTTTCACACATGTTGCAATGGTTATAAAATTTCATATCAAGAGCATCACAATCTTTGGTTACTAATTCATTCCTATATTCTGTATTgcaaacaaaatctgtaaaaagatttggaagcaaagaatgcaaccaagaagaataatagcagactcggtttgattgagtctgttcatgagaggtaatgaaatatgcaacacctctcacgccccctagcacgggcgtaagcggaactctattacacatatgttgaatggactccatgatcccaaaggaccagaaaatataacaacactgaatccaagtacggggagactttttacagccgccacacggcacttaaagattgttgttgtgatagttagcacaatctgtaaaaagatcctttggaagcaaagaatgcaaccaagaagaataatagcagactcggtttgattgagtctgttcatgagaggtaatgaaatgtgcaacacctcttacgccccctagcaccggcttaagtggaactctattacacatatgttgaatggactcaatgatcccaaaggaccagaaaatataacaacaccgaatccaagtacgggaagactttttATAGCCAAAGTCTGTTTTCAATTTCGGCCACCATATGCTCTAGCATAGTTTGCTTTTGTTCGACACTAGATTTCACTGAAGATATTTCGGCTTTTACATTCAATAAGTCAGAATACACTGATAGAATCTCGCATTTAACTTCACTTATTTctttagatgttttttttttgagttgGAAGCTGAGATAGCGTCTAGAATGGTCTGTGTTTCTGAAGATGGCCCTGGGTTTACCTCGGCATCAGATGCTAAGAGGAGTAGGCGTTCAATACAGAAGGCATACATGCTTGTAAACATGTCACCGTCTACACTGTACATATCCAAGCTGGTTCCGTAGTTGGAGCAAATACAAGTCTCTGAAGGAACTTTAGAGGCAATTATCATTAACAACAGCAACACTGAAGCTGATGCTCTGATTGGCCACCATTGCATATTTATACTCTTGCAGAGATACCAAGATCACTACACAAGAAGAAAAAACTCGCACATTAATGTCTGATGATTTGGTATAAGGATTGTATACATATTTCTGTACATGTTTACGAGTATTTTTATAAGCATGACGACCACCTCCAAAGAATCTAATCCTTGCTCGATATCAAGAAATATCTACACCCATTACtaattaaaatctgaaaagtaaattcctcggaagcaccgagaacaaagcaaaccgTGAAAATGGTagagtagactcggtttgattgagtttgttcgtgagcagtaatggaaaatgcaacaatgcccatgccccctagcaccggcttaagcagtattcaattttcaaatctaaatgagttgaaatcaatgatcccgaaggaccaaaacatataacaacactgagaagtTGACAGTTTTGAATTACCATATATTCTATGCACTCTGGGTGTCCTATAATTTCCCATTAATCCATACACAATGAAACATAATTGATGGATTAGTTGGTACACTTGAattgttagtgaacatttttcCAATATATgtctattattttcttttattctctATTGTTCTTTAGAAAATTTGTTATTTGGTTATTTCTCGTTTAATAAGCCACTTACATCAAAATAGTTTTTCTCATCATGTACTAGTAGtccatataaataaaaagtgtaaACCTGTATCCAAAGGGTAAATAATTATGTGGCTGCGATTTTTCTTACACgttaaaatcattacttttttttcaaacattattttaattttttatttcatgattaaTTTGCTAAGACATATGCTaataaatctgtatcaaaagcAATTATGACAAAGTGAGTTTTAACAGTTTAAGAGTtcttcattttgaccaaaaaatgCGGCGAACAGGTTGCGTTTAAATCCTCTTTAGTTTAACTTGTACGTTGATTAATTTCAACTTTGTTTACGCTGCAGGTGTTTAAAATGAATATCACACAAATATATTTGTAGCCTAAGGCTCCTGTAGGCGAAAGTTTAATTAGTATATTAGCAAATACTGTAAACGTACTGAATTTTACTATCATGGGATATGGTCAGATATTCTACTTTTGGCACATCGTTCgttaaaaatgtttcacaaaaCAGTAACCGAAATGCAATAGAACTTTTATAACTCACAGTAGGAAGAAAATACAGGTTCTCTCTTTTGAAAGCAGTTACAACAATAAAAGGTTAAGGTAgaagagcacccaaaacacagtcATAGAGCCATGCGTCGCAAAGTAAgtccgcaacaaaaagaaactttaGTGGCATTAGATAATAATATCTGTGGAAGGGTCCTTCGGAAGCattatatttcctggtccttcgggatcactgatttcaactcatttagatttgaagattgaatacggCTTAAGCCGGTggtagggggcgtgggcagttatgtattttccattactgctcatgagcagactcaatcaaccCGAGTCTGCAGTTTTCATTGTTTGCCTCGTTCTCgatgcttctgagggatctacttttcagattttattgattgagtctgttcacgagaggtaatgaaatgtgcgcaatacctctcacgcccctaataccggcttaagcggaactctattacatatatgctgaatggactccatgatgccaaaggaccagaatatataaAACACTTTATAATTTAGGGGTAAATAAAGGTGTTTGGGTGTTGGGGGAAGTAAACaatggatgaatattcaacagggaaagccacactCAAAAACACAGTCATCCTGCAAAGCAAACCACAGAAGCGCAAACACAGAAATGCAAACACGTACGTGcaagacacacacacaaaacaagaCAAACAGGAAAAATCAACACAGTATGGCACCGCCCAGGCACTAATGTAACACCGGCAGACTATTATAGGGACATTATAGGTTTAGAAGAGTTTTACGTTACAAATATTATTGCAAGACACCATTAAAGTAAAGGGTGTATCGTTTGTACAATCAAGATCATTTTATGGAGTCAGTTTCATGTCTTTGTTGTGACATGTTTTCTTTTGTAAACGTATATTTTGTTATCTGAATAATTCAAAGTTAATGTTCAAACTGTATAATTTtagttacatttaatttttacattacGTATTTTTAGTATTCCAGTTTCACATTTTATGTAGCATTTTATTGTTTGGTTGTTTTAGTGTCACTACACGATATCCTTATCCCCAAAAATATAAATTTCCtcttttacaaacaaacaaaacaagaagtATGGAACAAAGATAAGCTTATTCAAGACTTTTAGACAAAGAAAGGCAAAGGAATAACGTGCATTAATTGATAAAACAATTCATGTTCTTGTCGCCCTATATTTGTCGAGCTATTGTATTGGTGTATCGTGAAAAGTCGACCTGGCAGAAATCAATAGCCATCGTCTCTAGTTCATTTGATGTTATGTAGTGTAGCGACCAACGAtggtttcttttttcattttcattgacATGAAAAATGACTATTGTTATGGAACGCCACAATGgtcttatgtcgggacatttcatATTAAGCGTGATATTAACAGTGGAATTTTCTGTTGAAAAGCAATGTTATCTTGTTAAGGCACCGTGCGATCTTGTCTATTGACAATCGTGCACAAAAGCTATTGGAATCTTGTGATCGTTTCCAGCGAGGGtggtattattttaaaataatttatgttacCTTGCTAAGGTATCACATGATCTTGTCAAGCTTTTCAACATAAAACACGACAGGTAGAGAATATCTAACGAAATACTTAATCATGaccatgttttgacaaataacatTTCACTTTGAGATGACAGCGTGAAAGGTCCCGACATCAGGAAATTGCGGCGTTCCACAATTTGTTTACCTATTTTTTTATCGATAtatacataaattaatgtgaGAAAATAGTAATTCATACTGTTTATATGTTATAAAAGGAAATGTCCTAAGGCTTGAACAATACGGCAGTTACTTCTTTTTAAGCTGCCTTTTTTTCGAAGTTAAGTAGTCAATGTAAGCAAAGCATAGATCTAGTCAAAATGTTAGTGAAAATATATCGTGTCAGGCTGAATATCTGCAAACTATGTTTAATCTCACTTGTTGCAGGAACATGGATTTACTCAGTTTTCAAGATAAATTTTCCAGCGGACAAAGGTATAACTAAAAACTCGGTactgtattttaatgtatttttccaACACTGAATCTATATTACCTCGGTCTGGCAATCTCCCGGGATAAAATACAATGAGCCAGCAATGGCTGGCTTTGTAGTAAgttaatacaatttattattacatgactttgtttataaattattgaCCGTTTAATAGTTCAATACTTAATTCTCCTTggctaaattaaatttttaagaacaatatgaaactttatttctaatgtcatgtaataGAACAAGTTCGGACCTCGGACAGTAGTTATGACTATTGACTCCCAAGCCATACTGTACCAGTACACCAACTGAACTAGTAAATTTTCTGTCTTTGgacacaaatattttacatacattaattaagttttaaggAGACCTCTCAATAACACGGAGCTAAACTTTTTCGTAAGgtctacataaataaataaataaataaataaataaataaatatatatttgtcatttttatataaaacgcATAGAATGGAACTAGCATGATACATTTTATTACAGATAAACTTTTAAgattctaatatttatatatttctgcagttaaaacaaaatataagtttttattgtccaaaattaaaatattctataGTTCtctaatttttgcataaataataaCGTTTTGGTCAATTTTAAGAAGTTACTTACTCGatgtaattataatattataaattatctccctttatttagTTATAAGTTACAGTACACTATAACATTTGTTGAAAGAATTCTTTTGAGGCACTGAATTGATATTGTTCTGATGGCAAGTTACAAGTATATGTCATTTGAACAAAAGAAATAAGAACTGACTAAAGCTTTAGGCCGATATGTGATCAGTAGAATCGCACACATGTAGAACAATCACTGTGATTAAACGTTTGTTCTAGAAAGCACGCTGAAGTAGTAAGTTAGATTGTTCTCCCATCTGATATATTTTGTGGTAGTTTTACTTGATTTACACTTGAGAAAATCATGTCAATAAGAAGTATTTCTCAATCATTCtttgattatatttatgacaTTAAAACGAGAAATATTCGCGAGGGAAACATTTCGCTTCTTTCCTTGCAGACATTTTACCTAAATAACTAAGCCAACAGACAAATTAGCAAATTAGTGGCCAGTAGTCATTCTGACTTGCAGTATATTTATATTACGGGGCTTAATCATCTTTTAAAAAGGGTAAAAAGGGtagaggaaattatagcttttaacctaatataccaaactcttcctgtcaCAAACCAGCTTGTAGTATTGTGTGCTTTTGTTCTGTTAAACAAAGTAGTAATGATAACATTTAGTAAATTAGCCATGCTTTCTATACATTTTTATGTAACTAACAGTATTTCTATCACTTGGTTCAAACTCAGGATGTCTATAGAAAGAAatgcttattttatttttacagatcAGCTTGATAAAGGTGAGCAATAGAAATCTGTGTGTCATACTTTgtgtaacttttaatatttatttattcatttgggtTTCATCTGTACACAATTACACATAAAATGTCATCATAAAAGATCAAACACATATTCTTCATAGCCATTATATAGGTAGAATTACAAGGAAACTATAAGTACTCGCTTTTAATGTAACAGTACCCATGTAACAGAAAGAGTAAGGGTTCACCAAAATAACCTCATTATTGGAGTGGCCCctacgctttctgttttgtatcatggtctgccaatatgaacaacgcattcggctactaattttgattgacaagttaacattccattttaagcgtTGGTACTTTCACGTGACAAGCGTACCCTAACTGAAATAGAGAACCgtttcagaaagttcaacatttccctacagtattctatatgtaggcGGGACTTCAGACATGTTCTCTAACTTAGTTATGGTACGGCTTATAGctcagttgaagaatattacagatagaagttAACAGTTACAATGGCACTGCAGGTAAACTATGATACAAGTATATATACACGTACCACTAAAACATAGCTTAAATCTGCTAAACAGTCTTCTCCTTGAAATTTACAATGTTACAtgtaaaactggtatttatccAGATTCCTGgacataaacattttttattctaataaTAAAACCTGGGAAGATAACACGAACTCAGTAATTATAGACTTACTGCCCTTACTAgttatttttgtaaaacacaAGAACATATGATTAATTCTatactagtttggtatcttgaatctcaagttCTAATTACGAGTCTTCAAAGCAGTATTTCGAAAGCAGCATAGCTCAACTGATCATTTTGTTCAActggaaatttaaaaataagtacattttatctaaatagcAATCGTTTTGAAACAATGCTACGTTCATTAAATTTCAAgatattaaacctactttaggtgaatggcataAAAAACAGAGCTATTCGCCGTTTGACTCATCTTCTGAACGAAGAAAAtaaacccgaatgtgtaccatgccAAACAACGCTTATACTTACGCATATTTAAATTTACTGTTTGGACTTTGCTCAATTTCAGATATGATTTttcaatttacgttttcaatactcggcgatatatgaccttccTGTGTCGGTTCGCTTTAAAATCCAACTTACTATAGGTAGTGTTTATAAAAATTCATTAAACGTTATATCTATACTATCACAAATACGTATAGATTTGCTTTTTACAATTGCTTCAGTCAAGTAAGAAATCTGCTTCAGTGAACTTTTGTTAATAAATTACACTGACTTAAAATAAGATAAATGAGTAATTGAAAGGAACATAAAGTCAGTTCGTATGTCTTTGTTAATGTTTACatcaattataaaacatatacgGCTATTTAGTTGATTACCGTGTAGCATGTAGTTTATATTTCTTGAATACATAAATGTAGATTACCTTATATTTATATATGCTTATAACATGACTGACATAGATTATATCAAGAAGTAGTTGCAACATTTATATCACCCCAATGTTTAAAAATCAATCGTTCAGTGCGTGTTTACTTATGTATTGTgtgtttattttaatgtttaattagCAAGAGTCATGTTTTATAGGCgttgataaaatatatgttctgtatGTTATGCCTTGAATTAAAAGCGTCGCAAGCAGCCCGGAAGTCTATGACGTGTCCATGCTTGataaatacagcctgtatcgttTTCGAAAGTTCACGATAGCTTTTATAGACTTGAACTGAAGAACGGCAAACATCTTGGTAATTACTGCGCCATTCCAAAATTTAAATTACAGTAcagctttttttttgttctagAATATTCCACTGATGACGGCAATCTAAAAGGCAGACATCTAACAGTTCCTGACAACTCCATGTATAAAAGTAACAACATGAATGTAACAAAGTTATTGAATGACAAATTTCTAATTCGAAATCACAGGAAAAATTCCTTGTTTGAAAGCCCAAACAACTCACTGTTAAAATCAGCAGAGGACCATTCTAACGACAGACACACCGAAACGTCTAACAGTTCATTACAGAAGATTGATcaaaacaatgaaacaaaatcATTACGTGACACGTATAGTTCAAATAATTTAGACCAAGTGATGTCTAATCCGGTATATCCACTGTTCCAGTCAGCAGAAGAGGAGGAATTTCCGACAGCAGACAAGCAAGTACCAAGCATTCCTCACATTATCCATCAAATGTACGCAGTCGAAATGATACCAGAAATGTATGTAAAGCTTGTAAAATCTTTCATAGAACTCAATCCAACATGGGAATACCGATTTTGGACAGACAAATCTGGTCGTAGACTACTTCAAAAACACCATCCATATCTTCTTAAGGTATATGACGATTTTGGAAGTAATGTTAAGCGGTCCGACCTACTTCGTTATGCAGTTCTGTATGAATATGGCGGATTTTATGCAGATTTTGACGTGGAAAATCTGCGACCCCTAAACCTAACTACAATGAAATACGCTTGTATTGTTTCAGTTGAACCGTTTGAACACAGTAATTTGTTACACAATATGGCCTTTGTTATGAACAACGCAATCATGAGTTGCCGTGCAAAACATCCGTTTTTTAAGCTGCTTTTATCAGATTTACAATGGGCCGATGCAACTGGTCATCCAGTGGTAACCACAGGTCCCGTGTACGTTACAGACAAGTTTATGCAGTACAACAACTTCGGCTTTGCAGATGTTGCCAGGAACAAAACTGACTGGATAAGCAATTCTCCTTATTTCTATAAGGGAGAAATGAAAGAGGATGACAATACCTCTGTATACATACCTAATTCACAGTACTTCATGGACAATTTAGATCCTATGCATCTAACAGAAGATGGGGCAATAACACAAcaatgtaaaaatgttgaaacattaCCATATCTGAAACAAAGAGCGTGTACGGAGTTAAACAGACGGAAAGATATAAGAGagagaaagaaatatacatttaccGTGCATCATTGGTATCATTTATGGTTAAAGAATAATTCCACTGTTACTGGGCTGAAAAAGGTCAATATAAGTGATATTGTTTCAAACTGTATTCTGTATAATGAATGAAATCTAAATGTGATAGCCACATATTACTGTTATTTCCACATACGTATGTGTAATAAGTTACACACGGAGTCAGACATGTTTGTAGTACATTTAATATACAGTAAAGTAAACTAACCCCTTTTGTAATTTCAATAGTTATTCTGATATTCCTGTAGAATTTTAActcataattccatcaaatacataCCCTGACCTTCAGGAAAAGTCAACGCAAATGCCGTCATGATAGCTGTTTCCTTACTGTTTTGACTCAAGTCAGTTTGTCAGGCGAATCATTCGGATGACATGTACTACTGTAGTCATCGTTATGGAAGAAATAACCCTATAAATTTAAGACAAACCtatttaactgatcaaatgaagCCTCAAGTGAAACAACAAGCAAAGAGAACCAGGGTTTCCTATTAGAAATGCATGCTATGTGCAAGCTGTGTATTTTGTTAGGCAATATGTTAACCTCCCACGACCCGGAAGTGATTTCCTGTGGTGTAAGCCCTCATGTACTAAACGGATCAGACAGATCTAGTCTCACGCGTGGTGAAGAAAGAGGCTGTATGGCTGAGGTCATTGATTTCAAATGACTTGTTACTCACTGCTGTTGTTTCGATCACCGATTGTAGTATTCAGTTTTATGGGGAAGCTATTGAGATCAGTGTTTACATAAATAATGTTGTGATTGGTATATGTCAGTCAAGTTTAAACCTAACCATTTGAAACAGACTGTGTCAGTATGACTGAAAAGTTTGATCCTAGCCGAAAACTACACCAGTTTAACGATTTCGCTAATTCT carries:
- the LOC128553213 gene encoding uncharacterized protein LOC128553213, with translation MLVKIYRVRLNICKLCLISLVAGTWIYSVFKINFPADKEYSTDDGNLKGRHLTVPDNSMYKSNNMNVTKLLNDKFLIRNHRKNSLFESPNNSLLKSAEDHSNDRHTETSNSSLQKIDQNNETKSLRDTYSSNNLDQVMSNPVYPLFQSAEEEEFPTADKQVPSIPHIIHQMYAVEMIPEMYVKLVKSFIELNPTWEYRFWTDKSGRRLLQKHHPYLLKVYDDFGSNVKRSDLLRYAVLYEYGGFYADFDVENLRPLNLTTMKYACIVSVEPFEHSNLLHNMAFVMNNAIMSCRAKHPFFKLLLSDLQWADATGHPVVTTGPVYVTDKFMQYNNFGFADVARNKTDWISNSPYFYKGEMKEDDNTSVYIPNSQYFMDNLDPMHLTEDGAITQQCKNVETLPYLKQRACTELNRRKDIRERKKYTFTVHHWYHLWLKNNSTVTGLKKVNISDIVSNCILYNE